The proteins below come from a single bacterium genomic window:
- a CDS encoding biotin carboxylase N-terminal domain-containing protein has translation MTGRPLRRVLIANRGEIAVRIIRACRELGLETVAVASDADRGAPHARLAGRTEHLGPADPRESYLHQGRLLDAARRSGADAVHPGYGFLAESAAFADAVARAGLRFVGPPAAVIARLGDKTA, from the coding sequence GACCGCTGCGCCGCGTTCTCATCGCCAACCGCGGCGAGATCGCCGTACGCATCATCCGGGCGTGCCGCGAGTTGGGCCTCGAGACCGTCGCCGTCGCGAGCGACGCGGACCGCGGCGCGCCGCACGCGCGGCTGGCCGGCCGCACCGAGCACCTCGGACCCGCCGACCCGCGTGAGAGCTACCTGCACCAAGGCCGCCTGCTCGACGCGGCGCGCCGGTCGGGCGCGGACGCGGTGCACCCGGGGTACGGCTTCCTCGCCGAATCCGCGGCCTTCGCCGACGCCGTCGCCCGCGCGGGCCTGCGGTTCGTCGGCCCGCCGGCCGCCGTCATCGCGCGCCTGGGGGACAAGACCGCG